One Myxococcus stipitatus DNA segment encodes these proteins:
- a CDS encoding OmpA family protein gives MRRISLFAGLSLAVAVLTGCPPSYPNCKDDSTCSEKGEVCVQGTCQQCATDANCQEGFTCQGNKCAPKPPECTVDNQCGDGRICEAGKCAEAQCKDDAGCPSGSKCQAGRCQVAQDTCSANSDCGEGQECSAGRCVTAAAEKCDWSPIRFGFNESSLTSEAQARLSELAQCLKTGEQGKLTLAGHADERGTEEYNLQLSNRRAAAVKRYLTDLGVKSNAVTTVGYGETRPANTSSTEEAWSENRRVEFQR, from the coding sequence ATGCGTCGGATTTCTCTTTTCGCGGGGCTCTCCCTCGCTGTGGCCGTGCTGACCGGCTGCCCCCCCAGCTATCCCAACTGCAAGGACGACTCGACCTGCTCCGAGAAGGGCGAGGTCTGCGTCCAGGGTACCTGCCAGCAGTGCGCCACGGATGCAAACTGCCAGGAGGGCTTCACCTGCCAGGGCAACAAGTGCGCGCCCAAGCCGCCGGAGTGCACGGTGGACAACCAGTGCGGTGATGGCCGCATCTGCGAGGCGGGCAAGTGCGCCGAGGCGCAGTGCAAGGACGACGCGGGCTGCCCCTCCGGCAGCAAGTGCCAGGCGGGCCGCTGCCAGGTGGCGCAGGACACCTGCTCCGCCAACTCCGACTGCGGTGAGGGCCAGGAGTGCAGCGCCGGCCGCTGCGTGACGGCCGCCGCGGAGAAGTGCGACTGGAGCCCCATCCGTTTCGGCTTCAACGAGTCCTCGCTGACCTCGGAGGCGCAGGCGCGCCTGTCGGAGCTGGCGCAGTGCCTGAAGACGGGCGAGCAGGGCAAGCTGACGCTGGCCGGCCACGCCGACGAGCGGGGCACCGAGGAGTACAACCTCCAGCTCTCCAACCGCCGCGCGGCCGCCGTCAAGCGCTACCTGACGGACCTGGGCGTCAAGTCCAACGCCGTGACGACGGTGGGCTACGGCGAGACCCGCCCGGCCAACACGTCCTCGACGGAAGAGGCGTGGTCGGAGAACCGCCGCGTCGAGTTCCAGCGCTAG
- a CDS encoding methyl-accepting chemotaxis protein yields MRAPDELGGLARWMVSPVPPASGVGLTLALLHGLLTDAIPAGSWWVFLGLVAAVTVLSQALVQWHARRSLATLYALGDGVLPATAEHLRAALLEARAFPARCFSFALQSWGGGALAVAFVFIPWRDASLGLGLRILLVGASLGPLTALLIYLLVVRRCRVAVAVIAARGLSPLEVVATAPPRRMHIRRHLVLFTAIAVLSPSLFILDATVSRTLRAMDEVVAARSPRDQDAALRRADEGQGLAVAGLIAVLVLLTAHLGGTVIAAPLRAITEDATRIAQGDLRPPRVIPAEDEVWATSAAFAQMQAQLGQALTQLRRAGLQISTTTEQLVATSGEQEAGADEQASSLNVTSATTEELARSAQQIAGNAESVSAIAESTFAAAQSGQRGATAFLGAMQRMKEENEAIADAVVRLNKRVQQIGKVVEFINEIADKSDLLALNAELEGTKAGEVGRGFSLVAAEMRRLAENVIRSTKAIEQLIDEIRDATHAAVMATEAGLKAMESGTVLAAEVDESLSLILELARQTSHAVRSISLATQQQQTGTDQLAAAMGDILRVTEQNSAATKQMAVANADLSTLARDLKRAVERFHVVSGEEA; encoded by the coding sequence ATGAGGGCGCCGGACGAGCTCGGGGGATTGGCGCGGTGGATGGTGAGTCCCGTGCCTCCGGCCAGCGGCGTGGGCCTCACCCTGGCCTTGCTGCACGGGTTGCTCACGGACGCGATTCCCGCGGGCTCCTGGTGGGTGTTCCTGGGGCTGGTCGCCGCGGTGACGGTGCTGTCGCAGGCCCTGGTCCAGTGGCACGCGCGACGCTCGCTCGCGACGTTGTACGCGCTGGGGGACGGGGTGCTGCCCGCCACGGCGGAGCACCTGCGGGCGGCGCTGCTGGAGGCGCGAGCGTTCCCCGCGCGGTGCTTCTCCTTCGCGCTGCAGAGCTGGGGGGGCGGGGCGCTGGCGGTGGCGTTCGTGTTCATCCCCTGGCGGGACGCGTCCCTGGGGCTGGGCTTGCGCATCCTGCTGGTGGGCGCGTCGCTCGGGCCGCTGACGGCGCTGCTCATCTACCTGCTGGTGGTCCGCCGGTGCCGGGTCGCGGTGGCGGTCATCGCGGCGCGCGGGCTGTCGCCGCTGGAGGTGGTGGCCACGGCGCCGCCCCGGCGCATGCACATCCGCAGGCACCTGGTGCTCTTCACCGCCATCGCGGTGCTCAGCCCGTCGCTGTTCATCCTCGACGCCACCGTCTCCCGGACGCTGCGGGCCATGGACGAGGTGGTGGCGGCCCGCTCGCCCCGGGACCAGGACGCGGCGCTGCGGCGCGCGGACGAGGGGCAGGGGCTGGCCGTGGCGGGGCTCATCGCCGTGCTGGTGTTGCTCACCGCGCACCTGGGGGGCACCGTCATCGCGGCCCCCTTGCGCGCCATCACCGAGGACGCCACCCGCATCGCCCAGGGCGACCTGCGCCCGCCGCGCGTCATCCCCGCCGAGGACGAGGTGTGGGCGACGTCCGCCGCGTTCGCGCAGATGCAGGCGCAGCTGGGCCAGGCCCTCACGCAGCTGCGGCGCGCGGGGTTGCAGATCTCCACCACCACGGAGCAGCTGGTGGCCACCTCCGGCGAGCAGGAGGCCGGCGCGGACGAGCAGGCCAGCTCGCTCAACGTGACGAGCGCGACGACGGAGGAGCTGGCGCGCTCGGCGCAGCAGATCGCCGGCAATGCGGAGTCCGTGTCCGCCATCGCCGAGTCCACCTTCGCCGCGGCCCAGTCGGGCCAGCGGGGCGCCACGGCCTTCCTGGGCGCCATGCAGCGCATGAAGGAGGAGAACGAGGCCATCGCCGACGCGGTGGTGCGGCTCAACAAGCGCGTCCAGCAGATTGGCAAGGTGGTGGAGTTCATCAACGAGATCGCCGACAAGTCCGACCTGCTGGCGCTCAACGCGGAGCTGGAGGGGACGAAGGCGGGCGAGGTGGGGCGGGGCTTCTCGTTGGTGGCCGCGGAGATGCGGCGGCTGGCGGAGAACGTCATCCGCTCCACCAAGGCCATCGAGCAGCTCATCGACGAGATTCGCGACGCCACGCACGCGGCGGTGATGGCGACGGAGGCGGGGCTCAAGGCGATGGAGTCCGGGACGGTGCTGGCGGCGGAGGTGGACGAGAGCCTGAGCCTCATCCTGGAGCTGGCGCGGCAGACGTCGCACGCGGTGCGCAGCATCTCCCTGGCCACGCAGCAGCAGCAGACGGGCACCGACCAGCTCGCCGCGGCCATGGGCGACATCCTGCGCGTCACCGAGCAGAACTCGGCGGCGACCAAGCAGATGGCGGTGGCCAACGCGGACCTGTCCACCCTGGCCAGGGACTTGAAGCGCGCGGTGGAGCGCTTCCATGTCGTGTCGGGAGAGGAGGCGTGA
- a CDS encoding cell wall protein, which yields MDLSLDEAFQAIVRGAVEESFAPLEASLRRISARLSGQEAPPRPTTTLRPTPRLQSVPTPPPPPPEAKAKAKVVPETLACAIVGCKRPSRSKGYCSAHYQKRRNLVATDRLPASWVEFATPQSVPDVALPRGRAASRDRAPTPEPVATPPAPTGPRVWVRKKGQPQLTEAIPGSAEGGKPAPMLSSVIPLPTKAGNEDVQSTVKRWAAEFLADKRPR from the coding sequence GTGGATCTCTCCCTGGACGAGGCGTTCCAAGCCATCGTCCGTGGAGCAGTGGAGGAGTCCTTCGCTCCGCTGGAAGCCTCGCTGCGACGCATCTCCGCGCGGCTCTCCGGACAGGAAGCACCTCCGCGTCCCACCACCACCCTCCGTCCCACGCCACGTCTCCAGAGCGTCCCCACGCCTCCGCCGCCTCCTCCCGAGGCCAAGGCCAAGGCCAAGGTCGTTCCGGAGACGCTCGCCTGCGCCATCGTCGGCTGCAAACGCCCGAGCCGCTCCAAGGGCTATTGCTCCGCGCACTATCAGAAGCGGCGCAACCTGGTGGCCACCGACCGGCTCCCCGCGTCATGGGTCGAGTTCGCGACCCCGCAGAGCGTCCCAGACGTCGCCCTGCCCCGTGGTCGCGCGGCCAGCCGGGACCGGGCGCCCACGCCGGAGCCTGTCGCCACGCCGCCCGCGCCGACCGGACCGCGCGTCTGGGTCCGCAAGAAGGGCCAGCCTCAGCTCACCGAGGCCATCCCTGGCAGCGCGGAGGGCGGCAAGCCGGCCCCCATGCTGTCGTCTGTCATTCCCCTGCCCACCAAGGCGGGGAACGAGGACGTCCAGTCCACCGTGAAGCGCTGGGCCGCCGAGTTCCTCGCGGACAAGCGCCCGCGCTGA
- a CDS encoding chemotaxis protein CheW has product MAVHEPETRQSYLVFACGSSWYAVPAESAAEVVTFPELTRVPGAPAHLLGVFAHRGEVIPVVDMGLLVAGVSQSSRRAVLVRLPRGTLALTATTVAGVSPVTGALEPLGPTGVHVHLRGPAKSGPRDVAVIDPEGLFDHLSQGA; this is encoded by the coding sequence ATGGCCGTCCACGAGCCTGAAACGCGTCAGTCCTATCTCGTCTTTGCCTGTGGCAGTAGCTGGTACGCGGTGCCCGCGGAGAGCGCGGCGGAGGTGGTCACCTTCCCCGAACTCACGCGGGTGCCCGGCGCCCCGGCCCATCTGCTGGGCGTGTTCGCCCACCGAGGAGAGGTCATCCCGGTGGTCGACATGGGCCTGCTGGTGGCCGGGGTGAGCCAATCCTCGCGGCGGGCGGTGCTGGTGCGCCTGCCGCGTGGGACCCTGGCCCTCACGGCGACCACGGTGGCCGGTGTCTCCCCCGTCACGGGAGCGCTGGAGCCCCTGGGCCCCACGGGCGTCCACGTCCACCTGAGAGGCCCCGCCAAGAGCGGCCCCCGGGACGTGGCCGTCATCGACCCCGAAGGCCTGTTCGACCACCTCAGCCAGGGGGCCTGA
- a CDS encoding protein CrdC has protein sequence MGPPSPVRGMLLCHAGSHRLAFLAHEVLAIAAASAEAATSARLAFRAPAGASRVLVSPTGGAVGVDALEIDAEAHPVLPAPPVAVRASGGSLRGFVLARGVLWPLVGLAEFERFLRGLGGEGT, from the coding sequence ATGGGGCCCCCCAGCCCCGTCCGGGGCATGCTGCTGTGCCATGCGGGCTCGCATCGGCTCGCGTTCCTGGCCCACGAGGTGCTCGCCATCGCCGCGGCAAGCGCCGAGGCGGCGACCTCCGCGCGGCTGGCGTTCCGGGCCCCGGCGGGGGCCTCGCGCGTGCTGGTGTCCCCGACGGGCGGCGCCGTGGGGGTGGACGCGCTGGAGATCGACGCGGAGGCCCACCCCGTGCTGCCGGCGCCGCCGGTCGCAGTGCGGGCCTCGGGCGGCAGCCTGCGGGGCTTCGTCCTGGCGCGCGGCGTGCTGTGGCCGCTGGTGGGGCTGGCGGAGTTCGAGCGGTTCCTGCGAGGGCTCGGCGGGGAGGGGACATGA
- a CDS encoding DUF6891 domain-containing protein — protein sequence MDWLKTEVEVIVKSGLGCEGEVLVKVRELAMAHSSSESRQQALVDLAWQQLRDLDRFEFHWDSPTTNDAIDRAFEELRGVGVLALQGIGSPVSSGWPEVQAAAKRHAGPVRGATFYHGDDLESAVLRSKGLHLVFGTLECEGVGEGEAALAIAREVREVLSRHGVETEWDGSAEQHITIPPFSWTRRRRNEPIRDWMVGGMLQGLVSLDQVERDVAIAAMSRAIVERARVHYGEEFLLEALFDEATSRANLYQVVKVLEDGAEKGVANAAGVSTVRAAGLEAEAGDELLFQIFLREDEASMAQSHQAMYSGFLPLFDKPPLPPLSARDLRERTLRFVPVVLAERGLPAPEGETSA from the coding sequence ATGGACTGGCTGAAGACCGAGGTGGAAGTCATCGTCAAGAGCGGCCTGGGCTGCGAGGGCGAGGTCCTGGTGAAGGTGCGGGAGCTGGCCATGGCCCACTCGTCGAGTGAGTCCCGGCAGCAGGCGCTGGTGGACCTGGCCTGGCAGCAGCTGCGCGACCTCGACCGGTTCGAGTTCCATTGGGACTCGCCGACGACGAACGACGCCATCGACCGGGCCTTCGAGGAGCTGAGGGGCGTGGGAGTCCTCGCGCTCCAGGGCATCGGTTCACCGGTGTCGAGCGGCTGGCCGGAGGTCCAGGCCGCCGCCAAGCGCCACGCGGGGCCGGTGCGAGGGGCCACGTTCTACCACGGTGACGACCTGGAGTCGGCCGTGCTCCGGAGCAAGGGGCTCCACCTCGTGTTCGGGACGCTGGAGTGCGAGGGCGTCGGGGAAGGGGAGGCCGCGCTCGCCATCGCGCGCGAGGTGCGGGAGGTGCTCTCGCGCCACGGGGTCGAGACCGAGTGGGATGGGAGCGCGGAGCAACACATCACGATTCCGCCCTTCTCCTGGACGCGACGGCGACGCAACGAGCCCATCCGGGACTGGATGGTGGGCGGCATGCTCCAGGGACTCGTGAGCCTGGATCAGGTGGAGCGGGACGTGGCCATCGCCGCGATGTCGCGCGCGATCGTCGAGCGGGCCCGCGTGCACTATGGCGAGGAGTTCCTGCTGGAGGCCCTCTTCGACGAGGCGACGTCGCGCGCCAACCTCTACCAGGTGGTGAAGGTCCTGGAGGACGGCGCGGAGAAGGGCGTGGCCAATGCCGCGGGCGTGTCGACGGTGCGAGCCGCGGGGCTGGAGGCGGAGGCGGGCGACGAGCTGCTCTTCCAGATCTTCCTGCGGGAGGACGAGGCCTCCATGGCCCAGTCTCACCAGGCCATGTATTCCGGGTTCCTTCCCTTGTTCGACAAGCCCCCGCTTCCGCCGCTGTCCGCGCGCGACCTGCGCGAGCGCACGCTGCGCTTCGTCCCGGTCGTCCTCGCGGAGCGCGGCCTTCCCGCGCCGGAAGGAGAGACCTCCGCCTGA
- a CDS encoding sigma-54-dependent transcriptional regulator: MPASVLIVDDEKNILLTLSQSLQLAGYQTQLASSGQVALDVVSARPVDAVLMDVKMPDMDGLTALARLTELKPELPVIMMSGHGTIDTAVKATQLGARDFLEKPIARERLLVALRNVLKHQAAMEELRELREQLGRYDMVGSGPAMQRIFSLIQRTAPSEGRVLITGENGTGKELIARALHQHSRRKGGPFVKLNCAAVPHELIESELFGHEKGAFTGAVSVRRGKFELAHDGTLFLDEIGDMPQAMQAKLLRVLQEGELERVGGAETLKVDVRVIAATNKNLEKEIAAGRFREDLYYRINVVQIHSPPLRERREDLPDLIDTFLREACTKNGRRPLTLSPDALAVMSAYDYPGNVRELRNLVERLAILCEGPVVSRTDALELLPRGRGAVPPPVEAPATPPPPSPSVDAAVVAAASTPAPALVTPAPVAAPPPAPPPGFRPRADKTFREQVEDAEREIILHVLAHTHDNVTEAARLLDLERGHFYKKMKALGLRRGGSES, from the coding sequence ATGCCCGCATCCGTCCTCATCGTCGATGACGAGAAGAACATCCTGCTGACCCTGAGCCAGTCGTTGCAGCTGGCGGGGTATCAGACACAGCTGGCGAGCAGCGGCCAGGTGGCGCTGGACGTGGTCAGCGCGCGTCCGGTGGACGCGGTGTTGATGGACGTGAAGATGCCGGACATGGATGGGCTGACGGCGCTGGCGCGCCTGACGGAGCTCAAGCCGGAGCTGCCGGTCATCATGATGTCCGGCCATGGCACCATCGACACGGCGGTGAAGGCGACGCAACTGGGGGCCAGGGACTTCCTGGAGAAGCCCATCGCGCGGGAGCGGCTGCTGGTGGCGCTGCGCAACGTGCTCAAGCACCAGGCGGCCATGGAGGAGCTGCGGGAGCTGCGCGAGCAACTGGGCCGCTACGACATGGTGGGCAGCGGCCCGGCCATGCAGCGCATCTTCTCGCTCATCCAGCGCACGGCGCCGTCGGAGGGGCGCGTGCTCATCACCGGGGAGAACGGCACGGGCAAGGAGCTCATCGCGCGGGCGCTGCACCAGCACTCGCGGCGCAAGGGTGGGCCCTTCGTGAAGCTCAACTGCGCGGCGGTGCCGCACGAGCTCATCGAGAGCGAGCTGTTCGGCCACGAGAAGGGCGCGTTCACGGGCGCGGTGAGCGTGCGCCGGGGCAAGTTCGAGCTGGCGCACGACGGCACCTTGTTCCTCGATGAGATTGGGGACATGCCGCAGGCGATGCAGGCGAAGCTCTTGCGCGTGCTCCAGGAGGGGGAGCTGGAGCGGGTGGGCGGGGCGGAGACGCTCAAGGTGGACGTGCGCGTCATCGCGGCGACGAACAAGAACCTCGAGAAGGAGATCGCCGCCGGGCGCTTCCGCGAGGACCTCTACTACCGCATCAACGTCGTGCAGATTCATTCGCCCCCGCTGCGGGAGCGCCGCGAGGACCTGCCGGACCTCATCGACACCTTCCTGCGCGAGGCGTGCACGAAGAATGGCCGCCGGCCCCTCACCCTGTCGCCGGACGCGCTGGCGGTGATGAGCGCGTATGACTATCCGGGCAACGTGCGGGAGCTGCGCAACCTGGTCGAGCGGCTGGCCATCCTCTGCGAGGGCCCCGTCGTCAGCCGCACGGACGCGCTGGAGCTGCTGCCCCGGGGACGCGGCGCCGTGCCGCCGCCGGTGGAGGCGCCCGCGACGCCACCCCCGCCATCACCGAGCGTGGACGCGGCGGTGGTGGCGGCCGCCAGCACGCCCGCTCCGGCGCTCGTGACGCCCGCCCCCGTGGCCGCCCCGCCCCCCGCCCCTCCTCCCGGCTTCCGCCCCCGCGCGGACAAGACCTTCCGCGAGCAGGTGGAGGACGCCGAGCGGGAGATCATCCTGCACGTGCTTGCTCATACACATGACAACGTGACGGAGGCGGCGCGGTTGCTCGACCTCGAGCGCGGGCACTTCTACAAGAAGATGAAGGCGCTGGGATTGCGGCGCGGGGGTTCGGAGTCGTAA
- a CDS encoding methyl-accepting chemotaxis protein, whose amino-acid sequence MSARNGPRRASFSRHLMLPVPLANLVGAALGLHYARLTLAEALSVEARMRVLLQTGGVVCALAMVVGAAAGLSRLRTLRGLERGDARPTPEVLKAAVTEVTRAPDEAFLGSLGLWLLTTLSLGAAMWGGAVQDMAVARRIAGLGLLFGPLTALLVHCLVILRSRKVVLWLAELGMTHAQLIAAMPRRAEIRARLVAFAFISVLTPAVLSTQLSSALADKALSQLVSRGIPSQELAATLRLEALVSGGPLVLLVFALSLTTAYLGGTLLGRPLRELSSEARRIAEGDLASLRVVPAEDEIWDVSAAFTTMRAHLADVMAQLQRAGAQISATTEEILTTSGRYEAGAAEQASSLDQTSATTEELARSARQIAENAGSVAQIAQRTLAAAQHGQRSAESFLGSMERMRQDNGAIASAVVRLNKRVQQIGKIVEFINGVADKSDLLALNAELEGTKAAEVGRGFSLVAAEMRRLAENVLESTKEIEGLIEEVREASAAAVSATEGGVRAVETGTTLAQQVSDSLRQITRLAGRTSDSVRSISLATQQQQTGTDQLAETMADILKITQQSLNSTKQVSTANTDLLVLARDLRDVVERFQIGQEPLREEGG is encoded by the coding sequence GTGAGCGCGCGCAATGGCCCCAGGCGGGCCTCCTTCAGTCGTCACCTGATGTTGCCGGTGCCCCTGGCGAACCTGGTGGGCGCGGCGCTGGGGCTGCACTACGCGCGGCTCACGCTGGCGGAGGCCCTGTCGGTGGAGGCGCGGATGCGGGTGCTCCTCCAGACGGGGGGCGTCGTGTGCGCGCTGGCCATGGTGGTGGGCGCGGCGGCGGGGCTGTCCCGGCTGCGCACGCTGCGCGGGCTGGAGCGCGGCGACGCGCGACCCACGCCGGAGGTCCTGAAGGCCGCGGTGACGGAGGTGACGCGGGCCCCGGACGAGGCCTTCCTCGGTTCGCTGGGGCTGTGGCTGCTGACGACGTTGTCGCTGGGCGCGGCGATGTGGGGTGGCGCCGTCCAGGACATGGCGGTCGCCCGGCGCATCGCGGGGCTGGGGCTCCTGTTCGGCCCGCTCACGGCGCTGCTGGTCCACTGCCTCGTCATCCTGCGCTCGCGCAAGGTGGTGCTGTGGCTGGCGGAGCTGGGGATGACGCACGCGCAGCTCATCGCGGCCATGCCTCGGCGCGCGGAGATTCGCGCGAGGCTGGTGGCGTTCGCGTTCATCTCCGTGCTGACGCCGGCGGTGCTGTCCACGCAGCTGTCGTCGGCCCTGGCGGACAAGGCGCTGTCGCAGCTGGTGTCGCGGGGGATTCCGAGCCAGGAGCTGGCGGCCACCCTGCGCCTGGAGGCGCTGGTGTCGGGCGGGCCGCTGGTGCTGCTCGTCTTCGCGCTGTCGCTGACCACCGCGTACCTGGGCGGCACCCTCCTGGGGCGGCCCCTGCGCGAGTTGTCCAGCGAGGCGCGGCGCATCGCGGAGGGCGACCTGGCCAGCCTGCGCGTGGTGCCGGCGGAGGACGAAATCTGGGACGTGTCCGCGGCCTTCACCACCATGCGCGCGCACCTGGCGGACGTGATGGCGCAGCTGCAGCGCGCCGGCGCGCAGATCTCCGCCACCACCGAGGAGATCCTCACCACCTCCGGGCGCTACGAGGCGGGGGCGGCGGAGCAGGCCAGCTCGCTGGACCAGACGAGCGCGACGACGGAGGAGCTGGCGCGCTCGGCGCGGCAGATCGCCGAGAACGCGGGCTCGGTGGCGCAGATCGCCCAGCGCACGCTGGCCGCGGCCCAGCATGGCCAGCGTTCGGCGGAGTCGTTCCTGGGCTCCATGGAGCGCATGCGCCAGGACAACGGCGCCATCGCCTCCGCGGTGGTGCGGCTCAACAAGCGCGTGCAGCAGATTGGCAAGATCGTCGAGTTCATCAACGGCGTGGCGGACAAGTCCGACCTGCTGGCGCTCAACGCGGAGCTGGAGGGGACGAAGGCGGCGGAGGTGGGGCGGGGCTTCTCGCTGGTGGCCGCGGAGATGCGGCGGCTGGCGGAGAACGTGCTCGAGTCGACGAAGGAGATAGAGGGGCTCATCGAGGAGGTGCGCGAGGCCTCCGCCGCCGCCGTCTCCGCGACGGAAGGCGGCGTGCGCGCGGTGGAGACGGGCACCACGCTGGCGCAGCAGGTGTCGGACTCGCTGAGGCAGATCACCAGGCTGGCGGGCAGGACGTCGGATTCGGTGCGCAGCATCTCCCTGGCCACGCAGCAGCAGCAGACGGGCACCGACCAGCTCGCGGAGACGATGGCGGACATCCTCAAGATCACCCAGCAGAGCCTCAACTCCACCAAGCAGGTCAGCACCGCGAACACCGACCTGCTCGTGCTGGCCAGGGACCTGCGCGACGTGGTGGAGCGCTTCCAGATTGGTCAGGAGCCGCTGCGCGAGGAGGGCGGGTGA